The following is a genomic window from Adhaeribacter radiodurans.
CCCGCTGGAAGGCTGGTGCATCATAATGCGCGCGTGTGGCAACGCCGAGCGCTTATTTTTAGCCCCGCCACACAATAAAACCGAACCCATAGAAGCAGCCAAACCGGTACAAATAGTTGCTACGTCCGGTCGGATGTACTGCATGGTATCGTAAATACCTAAGCCCGCATATACCGACCCACCCGGACTATTAATGTAGAGCAAAATATCTTTTTTAGCGTCTACCGATTCCAGGAAGAGCATTTGGGCAACTATAATATTGGCAATATTATCATCTACCGCCGTACCTAGAAACACAATGCGATCAGCCATTAAGCGCGAAAATACATCTACTTCCCGGAAATTTACCGGTCTTTCTTCAATAACCGAACGGGTCATATTTTCCATGGTTTGCACGTACTGGTCCACGGCCAGGCCGTTTAAAGACATACCCCGCACAGCAAACTGGCGGAATTCTTTTTTGTTATAATCTGCCGGATACATAAGCTTATTTTTTAGTTAGAAGTGAATAAAAAAGACATAAAAATTCTGCTCCAGCCCAAAAGGCCAGGTTAATAAAATGAATAAATATTTACTTATAATTATTAGAAGATTAGAGAAAGGAGAAAGCCAAAGCGCCGGCTTATTCTTATATTATTTAGTAAATTTTACCAGGAATAGCTGCCAGATAAATAGAATACTTTAAGAAAATAGGCGTTGGTGAATAGTTTGTAACTCTTTGCGCAATTGCTCCCGTCCGGCTACCCGCAAAGCTTGATACGCCAGTTTTTGTTGTGCCAAACTGCGTTGCCAATCCTGGTCCCATAGCAGCTGGATTTCTAAGTCAACGGTTTGCTCTTCCGGAAGACTATTCTTTAAGAAATCTTCGAGCCGTTTTATCTCTTCCAGTTCTGGCCGCATTTTTTCTAAGTTGTTGGTTGTACGTTTTAAGTTTAGAGCTTTGATGATTGATGCTATTATTCGGAGGTTAAAATCAAAATAGATGATTACCTAAAGTGCTGAATGGTAAATGCTGCCAGTGATTTTCGAAGGCGTTCCAAACATTTAAATTTTTGCACGCTGGCACTGTGTACCGTGCGATATTGATGCTGTTTGGCTATGGCCGGTATAGATTGACCAAAGTAATAAAAAGCCAGTAACATATCCCGGCACTTTTGGCCAAGTTGCTCCACATAATTTACTAATTCCAACGTAGATGAGCCTGTTTCGGCGGGTATATCATCTGCTAGGTCCGTTTTTTCTATTACTAACGCTTCCTGCCGCTGGCGTTTTTCTAATTCACGACGCCACAGGTTTTTGCAAACGCCCATTATATAAGTAGTTACCAAGGCCGTTAGAGTAAGTTCTTCCAGCATTATTTTTTCGTAAAAAAGAATTATAGCCTCTTGCAGCAAATCCTGTGCGTCGTCGGGGGTGCCGCCTTGTTGTTTTACATAATGCAGTACCATGGGGTAAGCCCGGGCGTAAATTTTAGTAAGCGTTTTTTCCCGGTTAGCTACTAGCTGTTGTTGCCAATCGGCAATCATTACGGGGTGGGATATCGTCTGCATACGCTTTTTTATGGTTTATCCGGATTTTAGTAAAATATCACCCTTATTTCTAGTAAAATTTACAAAAAAAATTATTCCGATATTTTATAAGTGGATTACCTAAGAAGCTGTTTCGTATAACAGATAAAAGCAGAAAATTTCGCCCCTTTATGATATGCTATCCACCAATCATAGCCTTCACTCAAATACTTGCTGGTGCAAACACCCAATAAGTGCTTTAAATAAGTAAACTTTAAAACTCTAAATAGGTGCTACATCTAAACTAATAGATTTTAAATTAAAGAGATGTTTGTTGATTTAAAATTGGGCTAAACCTTTATTTTAGGATAAATACCTTTACAAATGCTTATTAACTAAAATGCTGATCTACGATTTCGAGCAAAGCTTTTTTGGTAAGAGGTTTGTTTATAATTCCCGCAATATTGGCTTTTTTTACCT
Proteins encoded in this region:
- a CDS encoding ClpP family protease; its protein translation is MYPADYNKKEFRQFAVRGMSLNGLAVDQYVQTMENMTRSVIEERPVNFREVDVFSRLMADRIVFLGTAVDDNIANIIVAQMLFLESVDAKKDILLYINSPGGSVYAGLGIYDTMQYIRPDVATICTGLAASMGSVLLCGGAKNKRSALPHARIMMHQPSSGAQGPASDIEISARQILKMRQELYEIIASHTGKSYQEIHDASDRDYWLKADEAKEYGLIDEVLVREKYQQELNKRLE
- a CDS encoding RNA polymerase sigma factor, translated to MQTISHPVMIADWQQQLVANREKTLTKIYARAYPMVLHYVKQQGGTPDDAQDLLQEAIILFYEKIMLEELTLTALVTTYIMGVCKNLWRRELEKRQRQEALVIEKTDLADDIPAETGSSTLELVNYVEQLGQKCRDMLLAFYYFGQSIPAIAKQHQYRTVHSASVQKFKCLERLRKSLAAFTIQHFR